In Haliaeetus albicilla chromosome 18, bHalAlb1.1, whole genome shotgun sequence, one genomic interval encodes:
- the NACA gene encoding nascent polypeptide-associated complex subunit alpha isoform X3, translated as MPGEATETVPATEQELPQPQAETAPAALPPAAPVAAPAVLHAAHSPPLTPSPGPAGQALPAELPSPAAALPAPAGPRAPVSPTVVPAAAIPVFSVPPQLPAPALQVPVTTSPPPAPQSPMDFAAPGSPGPAPVSPVSPGPPAPVSPALAAPPTAVTVAPFTPTVSPGSPPAALASPVKAAPPAALLSPTGTGAQAPLPVPMAASPAPAPSKGTGAGPAALPPPPSLPLMASLPAAAPTLLPSSAVPPEAACPQSPGSPPLPAAAPLCPAVAPAAAAPAVPVSPGSPASALLASASASPRVPAPNSFVPPLAPPQCPALAGAISPPVFLAAPMALAPLSPPAPLLPAGMSPGSPASAPQGLAPGAPVSPLIPIAPSVAKTCPTGHAPVAPAAPAVAPVTPAVPAAGDLVPPSMAGTPGSPDLWVMPATAAAPIAPVLSKPSLGAATSPPGLLTATSPSAVPAVATAALAKAAPASPVSPLAAPVPATPSAPASSLPVTPAVPAAATTTAAKAAPLSPVAAPSAPATLAMAAPPAPAAPSAAKAAPVSPVAAPSAPSASSAPAPAALAASAAPPAAKAAPVSPVTAPSAPATSASAAPPALAAPPVAKAAPVSPVTAPSATSAPAAPAPAALAAPPAAKAAPVSPVTAPSAPAASVTAAPPAPAAPPAAKAAPKSPVAAPSAPATPAPAAPPAPAAPPAPDAPTTARKPPKSSPVAAPSVPSAPAAPVPAAPPAPAAPAAAKAPPKSPVAAIPAPAAPPAPAAPPAPAAPPAPAAPPAPATPAAAKAPPKSPVAATPAPAAPPAPATPAAAKAPPKSPVAATPAPAAPPAPAAPPAVPAPAPGTLVPTPAPVVPGAPPKPSADCAAPASQKPEAGLPGSAPVGNLLPPASSAPSATPVKKQPSPSKVAKLAPRQPLSKPPSKAPAPVSIAVDDDDLPPLIPPELPAAEPPVQPILVDLSPRAAVAPAEAPAPPAKQPVLKNDKGSGTESDSDESVPELEEQDSTQATTQQAQLAAAAEIDEEPVSKAKQSRSEKKARKAMSKLGLRQVTGVTRVTIRKSKNILFVITKPDVYKSPASDTYIVFGEAKIEDLSQQAQLAAAEKFKVQGEAVSNIQENTQTPTVQEESEEEEVDETGVEVKDIELVMSQANVSRAKAVRALKNNSNDIVNAIMELTM; from the exons ATGCCCGGCGAAGCTACAGAAACCGTCCCGGCCACGGAGCAGGAGCTGCCGCAGCCGCAGGCTGAGACAG ctccagctgcccttcctcccgCAGCCCCTGTTGCAGCGCCAG CTGTTCTTCATGCTGCTCATTCCCCACCTCTGACTCCATCTCCGGGCCCGGCTGGCCAGGCTCTCCCAGCGgagctgcccagccctgctgcagctctgcctgcccctGCTGGCCCCCGGGCCCCCGTTTCCCCCACTGTGGTCCCAGCTGCGGCGAtccctgtgttttctgttcccccccagctgcctgccccagctctgcaggtcCCAGTTaccacttcccctcctccagctccaCAGTCCCCAATGGATTTTGCAGCCCCAGGATCTCCAGGGCCTGCCCCAGTTAGCCCAGTGTCTCCGGGACCCCCGGCCCCAGTGTCTCCTGCTCTGGCTGCTCCTCCCACTGCAGTGACAGTGGCCCCCTTCACCCCCACTGTGAGCCCTGGTTCTCCCCCTGCAGCTCTTGCCTCTCCTGTGAAAGCTGCCCCCCCTGCTGCCCTTCTGAGCCCCACGGGAACTGGAGCCCAGgcccctctccctgtccccatggcaGCCTCACCAGCCCCTGCTCCTTCCAAGGGCACTGGGGCAGGCCCGGCTGCTCTCCCACCcccaccttcccttccccttaTGGCATCTCTCCCGGCAGCAGCCCCCACTCTCCTGCCTTCTTCTGCTGTGCCTCCTGAGGCAGCTTGTCCCCAGAGCCCGGGCTCACCCCCTcttcctgcagcagcccctctctgtcctgctgtggCACCAGCAGCGGCTGCCCCGGCAGTACCAGTGTCTCCTGGCAGCCCTGCCTCCGCTCTGCTGGCTTCTGCTTCAGCCTCTCCCCGAGTCCCAGCCCCCAACTCTTTCGTGCCCCCGCTTGCTCCTCCCCAGTGCCCAGCCCTGGCCGGTGCCATCTCTCCACCTGTCTTCCTGGCTGCCCCCATGGCTCTGGCCCCGTTGTCACCCCCTGCCCCTTTGCTGCCAGCTGGGATGTCTCCTGGGAGTCCTGCTTCTGCCCCACAGGGCCTAGCCCCTGGTGCTCCAGTCTCTCCACTGATTCCCATTGCTCCTTCTGTTGCCAAGACCTGTCCCACGGGCCATGCCCCGGtggccccagcagccccagctgttGCCCCTGTCACCCCTGCAGTTCCAGCTGCAGGAGACCTGGTCCCTCCCTCCATGGCCGGGACACCTGGGAGCCCAGACCTTTGGGTAATGCCTGCCACTGCAGCAGCTCCCATCGCTCCTGTCCTGTCCAAACCCTCTCTGGGAGCTGCCACGTCTCCCCCAGGGCTGCTGACAGCAACATCTCCCAGtgctgtaccagcagtggcCACAGCTGCTCTGGCTAAAGCAGCTCCAGCGAGCCCTGTCTCCCCTCTGGCAGCTCCTGTGCCTGCTACCCCTTCAgcccctgccagctccctgcctgtcACACCAGCAGTGCCAGCCGCAGCCACCACTACTGCAGCCAAAGCGGCTCCCCTGAGCCCGGTTGCTGCCCCCTCTGCCCCTGCCACATTGGCGATGGCAgctccaccagctccagctgcccctTCTGCAGCCAAAGCGGCTCCCGTGAGCCCAGTTGCTGCCCCAtctgctccctctgcctcttctgcaccagctcctgcagctctgg CAGCTTCAgctgcccctcctgcagccaAAGCGGCTCCCGTGAGCCCAGTTACTGCCCCATCTGCCCCTGCTACATCAGCTTCTGCAGCTCCACCAGCTCTGGCTGCCCCTCCTGTAGCCAAAGCAGCTCCCGTGAGTCCGGTCACTGCCCCATCTGCCACCTCTGCCCCTGctgcaccagctcctgcagctctggctgcccctcctgcagccaAAGCGGCTCCTGTGAGCCCAGTCACTGCCCCCTCTGCCCCTGCTGCATCGGTGACAGCAgctccaccagctccagctgcccctCCCGCAGCCAAAGCAGCTCCCAAAAGCCCTGTTgctgctccctctgccccagccacaccagctcctgcagccccaccagctcctgcagccccacCAGCTCCAGATGCCCCCACCACGGCCAGAAAGCCTCCGAAGAGCAGCCCTGTTGCTGCCCCATCTGTTCCCTCTGCCCCTGCTGCTCCAGTGCCGGCAgctccaccagctccagccGCCCCTGCTGCAGCCAAAGCACCTCCCAAGAGCCCTGTTGCAGCCATACCGGCTCCTGCAGCTCCACCGGCTCCTGCAGCTCCACCGGCTCCTgcagctccaccagctcctgcagctccaccagctccagccACCCCTGCTGCGGCCAAAGCACCTCCCAAGAGCCCTGTTGCAGCcacaccagctcctgcagctccaccagctccagccACCCCTGCTGCGGCCAAAGCACCTCCCAAGAGCCCTGTTGCAGCCAcgccagctcctgcagctccaccagctccagctgcccccccagcagtccctgccccagcacctgGCACACTGGTTCCCACTCCAGCCCCTGTGGTTCCTGGTGCTCCCCCGAAGCCATCGGCCGATTGTGCTGCCCCTGCTTCCCAGAAACCAGAAGCCGGCCTTCCTGGCTCTGCCCCAGTGGGTAACCTCCTGCCGCCTGCCTCTTCTGCACCGAGCGCTACCCCTGTGAAGAAGCAGCCCTCTCCCAGTAAGGTTGCCAAGCTggccccccgccagcccctgTCCAAACCCCCCTCGAAGGCCCCGGCCCCTGTCAGCATTGCCGTCGACGACGATGACCTGCCACCTCTGATCcccccagagctgcctgctgccGAGCCACCGGTGCAGCCCATCCTGGTGGACCTCTCTCCCCGAGCAGCCGTGGCCCCTGCTGAGgcccctgctcctccagctaAGCAGCCTGTCCTGAAGAATGACAAGG GGTCCGGAACAGAGTCTGACAGTGATGAATCCGTACCAGAGCTCGAAGAGCAAGACTCCACACAGGCCACAACACAGCAGGCACAG cttgcagcagcagctgaaatagATGAAGAACCCGttagcaaagcaaaacagagccGGAGCGAAAAGAAAGCACGGAAG GCAATGTCTAAACTGGGCCTTCGCCAGGTAACAGGAGTAACCAGAGTCACCATCCGGAAATCTAAGAACATCCTCTTCGTCATCACAAAGCCAGACGTGTACAAGAGCCCAGCGTCAGACACCTACATAGTCTTTGGTGAAGCGAAG aTCGAAGACCTGTCCCAGcaagcccagctggcagctgccgAAAAGTTCAAAGTGCAAGGAGAAGCTGTTTCAAACATCCAAGAAAACACACAGACCCCCACTGTGCAGGAGGAGAGCGAAGAAGAAGAG GTTGACGAAACTGGCGTCGAGGTGAAAGACATTGAGCTGGTGATGTCCCAGGCGAACGTGTCCCGAGCAAAGGCAGTCCGTGCCCTGAAGAACAACAGTAATGATATTGTAAATGCTATAATG GAGTTGACGATGTAG
- the NACA gene encoding nascent polypeptide-associated complex subunit alpha isoform X1 → MPGEATETVPATEQELPQPQAETAPAALPPAAPVAAPAVLHAAHSPPLTPSPGPAGQALPAELPSPAAALPAPAGPRAPVSPTVVPAAAIPVFSVPPQLPAPALQVPVTTSPPPAPQSPMDFAAPGSPGPAPVSPVSPGPPAPVSPALAAPPTAVTVAPFTPTVSPGSPPAALASPVKAAPPAALLSPTGTGAQAPLPVPMAASPAPAPSKGTGAGPAALPPPPSLPLMASLPAAAPTLLPSSAVPPEAACPQSPGSPPLPAAAPLCPAVAPAAAAPAVPVSPGSPASALLASASASPRVPAPNSFVPPLAPPQCPALAGAISPPVFLAAPMALAPLSPPAPLLPAGMSPGSPASAPQGLAPGAPVSPLIPIAPSVAKTCPTGHAPVAPAAPAVAPVTPAVPAAGDLVPPSMAGTPGSPDLWVMPATAAAPIAPVLSKPSLGAATSPPGLLTATSPSAVPAVATAALAKAAPASPVSPLAAPVPATPSAPASSLPVTPAVPAAATTTAAKAAPLSPVAAPSAPATLAMAAPPAPAAPSAAKAAPVSPVAAPSAPSASSAPAPAALASPPVAKTAPVSPVTAASTPLAPASSPTVTPAVSAPATTTAAKVAPLSPVAAPSAPAAPVPAAPPASAAPPAAKAAPVSPVTAPSAPATSASAAPPALAAPPVAKAAPVSPVTAPSATSAPAAPAPAALAAPPAAKAAPVSPVTAPSAPAASVTAAPPAPAAPPAAKAAPKSPVAAPSAPATPAPAAPPAPAAPPAPDAPTTARKPPKSSPVAAPSVPSAPAAPVPAAPPAPAAPAAAKAPPKSPVAAIPAPAAPPAPAAPPAPAAPPAPAAPPAPATPAAAKAPPKSPVAATPAPAAPPAPATPAAAKAPPKSPVAATPAPAAPPAPAAPPAVPAPAPGTLVPTPAPVVPGAPPKPSADCAAPASQKPEAGLPGSAPVGNLLPPASSAPSATPVKKQPSPSKVAKLAPRQPLSKPPSKAPAPVSIAVDDDDLPPLIPPELPAAEPPVQPILVDLSPRAAVAPAEAPAPPAKQPVLKNDKGSGTESDSDESVPELEEQDSTQATTQQAQLAAAAEIDEEPVSKAKQSRSEKKARKAMSKLGLRQVTGVTRVTIRKSKNILFVITKPDVYKSPASDTYIVFGEAKIEDLSQQAQLAAAEKFKVQGEAVSNIQENTQTPTVQEESEEEEVDETGVEVKDIELVMSQANVSRAKAVRALKNNSNDIVNAIMELTM, encoded by the exons ATGCCCGGCGAAGCTACAGAAACCGTCCCGGCCACGGAGCAGGAGCTGCCGCAGCCGCAGGCTGAGACAG ctccagctgcccttcctcccgCAGCCCCTGTTGCAGCGCCAG CTGTTCTTCATGCTGCTCATTCCCCACCTCTGACTCCATCTCCGGGCCCGGCTGGCCAGGCTCTCCCAGCGgagctgcccagccctgctgcagctctgcctgcccctGCTGGCCCCCGGGCCCCCGTTTCCCCCACTGTGGTCCCAGCTGCGGCGAtccctgtgttttctgttcccccccagctgcctgccccagctctgcaggtcCCAGTTaccacttcccctcctccagctccaCAGTCCCCAATGGATTTTGCAGCCCCAGGATCTCCAGGGCCTGCCCCAGTTAGCCCAGTGTCTCCGGGACCCCCGGCCCCAGTGTCTCCTGCTCTGGCTGCTCCTCCCACTGCAGTGACAGTGGCCCCCTTCACCCCCACTGTGAGCCCTGGTTCTCCCCCTGCAGCTCTTGCCTCTCCTGTGAAAGCTGCCCCCCCTGCTGCCCTTCTGAGCCCCACGGGAACTGGAGCCCAGgcccctctccctgtccccatggcaGCCTCACCAGCCCCTGCTCCTTCCAAGGGCACTGGGGCAGGCCCGGCTGCTCTCCCACCcccaccttcccttccccttaTGGCATCTCTCCCGGCAGCAGCCCCCACTCTCCTGCCTTCTTCTGCTGTGCCTCCTGAGGCAGCTTGTCCCCAGAGCCCGGGCTCACCCCCTcttcctgcagcagcccctctctgtcctgctgtggCACCAGCAGCGGCTGCCCCGGCAGTACCAGTGTCTCCTGGCAGCCCTGCCTCCGCTCTGCTGGCTTCTGCTTCAGCCTCTCCCCGAGTCCCAGCCCCCAACTCTTTCGTGCCCCCGCTTGCTCCTCCCCAGTGCCCAGCCCTGGCCGGTGCCATCTCTCCACCTGTCTTCCTGGCTGCCCCCATGGCTCTGGCCCCGTTGTCACCCCCTGCCCCTTTGCTGCCAGCTGGGATGTCTCCTGGGAGTCCTGCTTCTGCCCCACAGGGCCTAGCCCCTGGTGCTCCAGTCTCTCCACTGATTCCCATTGCTCCTTCTGTTGCCAAGACCTGTCCCACGGGCCATGCCCCGGtggccccagcagccccagctgttGCCCCTGTCACCCCTGCAGTTCCAGCTGCAGGAGACCTGGTCCCTCCCTCCATGGCCGGGACACCTGGGAGCCCAGACCTTTGGGTAATGCCTGCCACTGCAGCAGCTCCCATCGCTCCTGTCCTGTCCAAACCCTCTCTGGGAGCTGCCACGTCTCCCCCAGGGCTGCTGACAGCAACATCTCCCAGtgctgtaccagcagtggcCACAGCTGCTCTGGCTAAAGCAGCTCCAGCGAGCCCTGTCTCCCCTCTGGCAGCTCCTGTGCCTGCTACCCCTTCAgcccctgccagctccctgcctgtcACACCAGCAGTGCCAGCCGCAGCCACCACTACTGCAGCCAAAGCGGCTCCCCTGAGCCCGGTTGCTGCCCCCTCTGCCCCTGCCACATTGGCGATGGCAgctccaccagctccagctgcccctTCTGCAGCCAAAGCGGCTCCCGTGAGCCCAGTTGCTGCCCCAtctgctccctctgcctcttctgcaccagctcctgcagctctggcttccCCTCCTGTAGCCAAAACAGCACCTGTGAGCCCAGTCACTGCTGCATCCACCCCCTTGGCCCCTGCCAGCTCCCCGACTGTCACACCGGCGGTGTCAGCTCCAGCCACCACTACTGCAGCCAAAGTGGCTCCCCTGAGCCCGGTTGCTGCCCCATCTGCCCCTGCTGCACCAGTTCCTGCAGCTCCACCAGCTTCAgctgcccctcctgcagccaAAGCGGCTCCCGTGAGCCCAGTTACTGCCCCATCTGCCCCTGCTACATCAGCTTCTGCAGCTCCACCAGCTCTGGCTGCCCCTCCTGTAGCCAAAGCAGCTCCCGTGAGTCCGGTCACTGCCCCATCTGCCACCTCTGCCCCTGctgcaccagctcctgcagctctggctgcccctcctgcagccaAAGCGGCTCCTGTGAGCCCAGTCACTGCCCCCTCTGCCCCTGCTGCATCGGTGACAGCAgctccaccagctccagctgcccctCCCGCAGCCAAAGCAGCTCCCAAAAGCCCTGTTgctgctccctctgccccagccacaccagctcctgcagccccaccagctcctgcagccccacCAGCTCCAGATGCCCCCACCACGGCCAGAAAGCCTCCGAAGAGCAGCCCTGTTGCTGCCCCATCTGTTCCCTCTGCCCCTGCTGCTCCAGTGCCGGCAgctccaccagctccagccGCCCCTGCTGCAGCCAAAGCACCTCCCAAGAGCCCTGTTGCAGCCATACCGGCTCCTGCAGCTCCACCGGCTCCTGCAGCTCCACCGGCTCCTgcagctccaccagctcctgcagctccaccagctccagccACCCCTGCTGCGGCCAAAGCACCTCCCAAGAGCCCTGTTGCAGCcacaccagctcctgcagctccaccagctccagccACCCCTGCTGCGGCCAAAGCACCTCCCAAGAGCCCTGTTGCAGCCAcgccagctcctgcagctccaccagctccagctgcccccccagcagtccctgccccagcacctgGCACACTGGTTCCCACTCCAGCCCCTGTGGTTCCTGGTGCTCCCCCGAAGCCATCGGCCGATTGTGCTGCCCCTGCTTCCCAGAAACCAGAAGCCGGCCTTCCTGGCTCTGCCCCAGTGGGTAACCTCCTGCCGCCTGCCTCTTCTGCACCGAGCGCTACCCCTGTGAAGAAGCAGCCCTCTCCCAGTAAGGTTGCCAAGCTggccccccgccagcccctgTCCAAACCCCCCTCGAAGGCCCCGGCCCCTGTCAGCATTGCCGTCGACGACGATGACCTGCCACCTCTGATCcccccagagctgcctgctgccGAGCCACCGGTGCAGCCCATCCTGGTGGACCTCTCTCCCCGAGCAGCCGTGGCCCCTGCTGAGgcccctgctcctccagctaAGCAGCCTGTCCTGAAGAATGACAAGG GGTCCGGAACAGAGTCTGACAGTGATGAATCCGTACCAGAGCTCGAAGAGCAAGACTCCACACAGGCCACAACACAGCAGGCACAG cttgcagcagcagctgaaatagATGAAGAACCCGttagcaaagcaaaacagagccGGAGCGAAAAGAAAGCACGGAAG GCAATGTCTAAACTGGGCCTTCGCCAGGTAACAGGAGTAACCAGAGTCACCATCCGGAAATCTAAGAACATCCTCTTCGTCATCACAAAGCCAGACGTGTACAAGAGCCCAGCGTCAGACACCTACATAGTCTTTGGTGAAGCGAAG aTCGAAGACCTGTCCCAGcaagcccagctggcagctgccgAAAAGTTCAAAGTGCAAGGAGAAGCTGTTTCAAACATCCAAGAAAACACACAGACCCCCACTGTGCAGGAGGAGAGCGAAGAAGAAGAG GTTGACGAAACTGGCGTCGAGGTGAAAGACATTGAGCTGGTGATGTCCCAGGCGAACGTGTCCCGAGCAAAGGCAGTCCGTGCCCTGAAGAACAACAGTAATGATATTGTAAATGCTATAATG GAGTTGACGATGTAG
- the NACA gene encoding nascent polypeptide-associated complex subunit alpha isoform X4: MPGEATETVPATEQELPQPQAETGSGTESDSDESVPELEEQDSTQATTQQAQLAAAAEIDEEPVSKAKQSRSEKKARKAMSKLGLRQVTGVTRVTIRKSKNILFVITKPDVYKSPASDTYIVFGEAKIEDLSQQAQLAAAEKFKVQGEAVSNIQENTQTPTVQEESEEEEVDETGVEVKDIELVMSQANVSRAKAVRALKNNSNDIVNAIMELTM; the protein is encoded by the exons ATGCCCGGCGAAGCTACAGAAACCGTCCCGGCCACGGAGCAGGAGCTGCCGCAGCCGCAGGCTGAGACAG GGTCCGGAACAGAGTCTGACAGTGATGAATCCGTACCAGAGCTCGAAGAGCAAGACTCCACACAGGCCACAACACAGCAGGCACAG cttgcagcagcagctgaaatagATGAAGAACCCGttagcaaagcaaaacagagccGGAGCGAAAAGAAAGCACGGAAG GCAATGTCTAAACTGGGCCTTCGCCAGGTAACAGGAGTAACCAGAGTCACCATCCGGAAATCTAAGAACATCCTCTTCGTCATCACAAAGCCAGACGTGTACAAGAGCCCAGCGTCAGACACCTACATAGTCTTTGGTGAAGCGAAG aTCGAAGACCTGTCCCAGcaagcccagctggcagctgccgAAAAGTTCAAAGTGCAAGGAGAAGCTGTTTCAAACATCCAAGAAAACACACAGACCCCCACTGTGCAGGAGGAGAGCGAAGAAGAAGAG GTTGACGAAACTGGCGTCGAGGTGAAAGACATTGAGCTGGTGATGTCCCAGGCGAACGTGTCCCGAGCAAAGGCAGTCCGTGCCCTGAAGAACAACAGTAATGATATTGTAAATGCTATAATG GAGTTGACGATGTAG